A window of Enoplosus armatus isolate fEnoArm2 chromosome 3, fEnoArm2.hap1, whole genome shotgun sequence contains these coding sequences:
- the arl8ba gene encoding ADP-ribosylation factor-like protein 8B-A, whose protein sequence is MLALINRLLDWFKSLFWKEEMELTLVGLQYSGKTTFVNVIASGHFSEDMIPTVGFNMRKVTKGNVTIKIWDIGGQPRFRSMWERYCRGVNAIVYMVDAADREKVEASRNELHNLLDKPQLQGIPVLVLGNKRDLPTALDEKQLIEKMNLAAIQDREICCYSISCKEKDNIDITLQWLIQHSKSRRS, encoded by the exons ATGCTGGCTCTAATAAACCGGCTTCTGGACTGGTTCAAGTCTCTGTTTTggaaggaggagatggagctgACGCTGGTCGGCCTCCAGTACTCgggaaaaacaacatttgtaaaCGTGATCGCT TCTGGGCATTTCAGTGAAGACATGATACCGACAGTCGGGTTCAACATGAGGAAGGTCACCAAAGGAAACGTCACTATCAAG ATCTGGGACATAGGAGGGCAGCCAAGATTCAGGAGCATGTGGGAGCGGTACTGTCGGGGAGTTAATGCAATTGT GTACATGGTTGATGCAGCGGATCGAGAAAAGGTGGAGGCATCTAGAAATGAGCTTCATAATTTGTTAGACAAACCTCAGTTGCAAGGAATCCCT GTTTTGGTACTCGGTAACAAAAGGGATCTCCCCACTGCTCTAGATGAGAAGCAGCTCATTGAGAAAAT GAATCTGGCCGCTATTCAGGACAGAGAGATATGCTGCTACTCGATTTCctgcaaagagaaagacaacattG ATATCACACTTCAGTGGCTCATCCAGCATTCAAAatccaggaggagctga
- the tnfrsf18 gene encoding tumor necrosis factor receptor superfamily member 18 gives MIPLSISLAAMCALSIWTMGYAADCGAGQTVINGRCCDMCPPGTFMSEFCSEHQQTVCSPCEEGSFSKEYNMFDRCEKCRPCQQEYAQKCTPTANANCSCGSGFLCSNNVCSNCKENKCITGEKLKTTTSLGNGLIEYSYHCEPSCPDNAYFDAKEDVCKPRTQCSIFGLAEQFPGNKTHNAVCDGREMHRNGGDFTHVFLGIGFVLLSFSLLVFLSCACIKNLRKRKPHNTLNHIIAGSTNTSDFHLSKEESGRELIIQDESTNSESFGLLHLEKVTAFR, from the exons ATGATTCCTCTGAGCATTTCCCTGGCAGCGATGTGTGCATTGAGTATTTGGACTATGGGATACGCTGCAGACTGTGGTGCTGGACAGACTGTGATAAATGGCCGATGCTGTGACATGTGTCCCCCAG GTACATTTATGAGTGAGTTCTGCTCAGAGCACCAGCAAACTGTCTGTAGCCCCTGTGAGGAGGGCTCCTTCTCGAAAGAATATAACATGTTTGACAGATGTGAGAAATGCAGGCCATGCCAACAAG AATATGCTCAGAAATGTACACCGACCGCAAATGCAAACTGTTCTTGCGGCTCTGGCTTCCTGTGCTCCAACAATGTCTGTTCAAACTGCAAGGAAAACAAATGCATCACTGGGGAGAAACTGAAGACAA CCACTTCCTTGGGCAATGGGTTGATAGAGTATTCATATCACTGTGAACCTTCATGCCCTGATAATGCATATTTTGACGCGAAAGAGGATGTCTGCAAGCCGCGAACACA GTGCAGTATATTTGGACTTGCTGAGCAGTTTCCAGGGAACAAAACCCACAACGCAGTTTGCGATGGACGTG AGATGCACAGAAATGGTGGAGACTTCACTCATGTGTTCCTTGGCATCggctttgttttgctttctttctccctccttgtGTTTCTATCTTGTGCCTGTATAAAGAACCTAAGGAAGCGCAAACCAC ATAACACTCTTAACCACATCATAGCAGGCTCCACCAACACCAGCGACTTTCACCTGTCAAAGGAGGAGAGTGGACGTGAGCTCATCATCCAGGATGAATCCACGAACAGCGAAAGTTTTGGCCTCCTGCATCTGGAAAAAGTCACCGCCTTTAGATAA
- the LOC139283198 gene encoding tumor necrosis factor receptor superfamily member 4, translating into MVLLKLLILTLTFYELIVDLDAKSCPKGMRVSRDGNSCENCLDEFYQPEENHSKHCIPCTKCDRESGSDVEEKCTKEMNRKCRCRGEFVPSDSDSSTCKCDIGFGLNRAGSLPECAKCETGYFSSSIDSTCRKWKECKSAGVNFTGSNTADAICNELKSNTYITTPPTSNKMSLIVRLTSHRPHEGAHTQKLHTTTITTTTTTSGPGHTITPKVPVQPFQPSNTGNHIGMALLIFGIIGLLVLTAVTCKLHIASCVPIKPAVQTRESLCRRPVEESGNGSLSSLKLNPEEPSALFHQ; encoded by the exons ATGGTTCTGCTCAAACTGCTTAtattgactttgactttttatgaacTCATTGTTGATTTGGATGCTAAGAGTTGCCCAAAAG GTATGAGAGTATCTCGTGACGGAAATAGCTGTGAAAATTGCCTTGATGAATTCTACCAGCCTGAAGAGAACCATTCCAAACATTGCATACCATGTACAAAGTGTGATAGAG AATCGGGGAGTGATGTTGAAGAGAAGTGCACGAAAGAGATGAACAGAAAATGCAGGTGCCGCGGAGAATTTGTTCCCAGTGACAGTGATTCTTCCACTTGCAAATGTGACATTGGATTTGGACTAAATCGTGCAGGTTCCTTGCCAGaatgtgcaaaatgtgaaactggATATTTCAGCTCAAGTATCGACTCGACCTGTCGAAAGTGGAAAGA ATGTAAATCAGCAGGAGTGAATTTTACTGGAAGCAACACCGCAGACGCCATCTGTAATGAGTTGAAGAGTAACACTTACATCACTACACCTCCCACgtcaaacaaaatgtctctAATTGTACGCTTAACATCCCACCGTCCACATGAGGGGGCCCATACTCAGAAGTTGCataccaccaccatcaccaccaccaccaccacatctgGTCCAGGACACACCATCACCCCGAAAGTCCCAGTGCAGCCTTTCCAGCCGTCAAACACAGGCAACCACATTG GTATGGCCCTCCTCATATTTGGAATCATCGGACTGCTTGTGTTGACCGCTGTGACCTGCAAGCTGCACATTGCTTCTTGTGTGCCGATAAAACCAGCAGTACAAA CAAGGGAGTCATTGTGTCGGAGGCCAGTTGAGGAAAGCGGCAATGGCAGTCTGTCCTCTCTCAAACTGAATCCAGAGGAGCCCTCAG CTCTGTTCCACCAGTAA
- the ddi2 gene encoding protein DDI1 homolog 2, with amino-acid sequence MLVTVFCAPRDRPETTFALDVSPELELRDFVALCELESGIPAGEIQITYVEQPLKDPTRALGTYGVKDGDVVVLRQADRRPPPTQPAFPGLPHIDFRSITVPGTSSSNSQRGPQQQQQQQQQPPPPQQPQQLPPQQRDAQPSTPSAFRGSSPQGLDDPALLQQMLLSNPHELSLLKERNPPLAEALLSGDLERFTKVLLEQQQDRARREQERIRLLTADPFDLEAQAKIEEDIRQHNVEENMTIAMEEAPESFGQVVMLYINCKVNGHPVKAFVDSGAQMTIMSQACAERCNIMRLVDRRWAGIAKGVGTQKIIGRVHLAQVQIEGDFLPCSFSILEDQPMDMLLGLDMLKRHQCSIDLKKSVLLIGTTGTETRFLSEAELPECARLAYGAEGREDARPDEIADRELAEALQRSIQESGQH; translated from the exons ATGCTGGTCACCGTTTTCTGCGCGCCGAGGGATCGCCCAGAAACCACCTTCGCCCTCGATGTGTCCCCAGAGCTTGAACTGAGAGACTTTGTAGCACTTTGTGAACTGGAATCAGGAATCCCGGCTGGGGAAATTCAG ATCACATATGTAGAGCAGCCCCTAAAAGACCCCACTCGTGCCTTGGGGACCTATGGTGTTAAGGATGGAGATGTGGTGGTTCTCAGGCAAGCTGACAGAAGGCCACCACCAACTCAGCCAGCCTTCCCAG GTCTGCCCCACATTGACTTTCGTTCCATCACAGTCCCCGGCACTTCTTCTTCAAACAGTCAACGTGGT ccgcagcaacagcaacagcagcagcagcagccgccacCTCcgcagcagccacagcagctgccacCGCAGCAGCGCGATGCACAACCTTCCACACCATCAGCCTTTCGTGGCTCCTCTCCTCAGGGGCTGGATGACCCTGCCTTACTCCAGCAGATGCTATTATCCAATCCACATGAGCTTTCACTCCTCAAGGAGCGAAACCCACCACTTGCTGAGGCCCTGCTGAGCGGAGACTTGG aGCGTTTCACCAAAGTGCTGCTGGAGCAACAGCAGGATCGAGCcaggagagagcaagagaggatCAGACTTCTGACTGCTGATCCTTTTGATTTGGAAGCCCAAGCCAAGATTGAGGAGGACATCAG GCAGCACAATGTGGAGGAAAACATGACCATTGCAATGGAGGAGGCCCCAGAAAGCTTTGGACAGGTGGTTATGCTCTACATTAACTGCAAAGTCAATGGGCACCCTGTGAAAGCTTTTGTTGACTCAG gAGCCCAGATGACCATCATGAGCCAAGCATGCGCTGAGCGCTGTAACATCATGCGGCTGGTGGACCGTCGCTGGGCCGGTATCGCCAAGGGAGTGGGCACCCAGAAGATCATTGGCAGAGTTCATTTGG CTCAGGTCCAGATAGAGGGGGACTTCCTTCCTTGTTCTTTCTCCATCTTGGAGGACCAGCCAATGGACATGCTGCTTGGCCTGGATATGCTGAAGAGACACCAG TGTTCAATCGACCTGAAGAAGAGCGTGCTGCTAATAGGCACTACAGGCACTGAAACTCGCTTCCTGTCTGAGGCAGAGCTGCCAGAGTGTGCCCGACTGGCATACGGAGCAGAGGGGCGGGAAGATGCCCGTCCAGATGAGATAGCTGACAGAGAACTGGCAGAGGCACTTCAGAGGTCCATACAGGAAAGCG GACAGCACTGA